In Candidatus Methylomirabilota bacterium, a genomic segment contains:
- a CDS encoding permease, with amino-acid sequence MRGPLDPSTLVLVGVALALAVVAYVKDPGLPLLGAKHGASLLWFILPRLVPALFLAGLMQVLVPQEVVSRYFGQQSGLRALLIATVAGVLTPGGPMVSVPLMVALAHSGAALPPLVAYMTAWSLFGMQRIIAWEAPLMGWKFVAVRVVPSLAFPVVAGWLVATFYHE; translated from the coding sequence ATGCGCGGGCCGCTCGACCCTTCCACGCTGGTCCTCGTCGGGGTCGCGCTGGCGCTCGCGGTCGTCGCGTACGTCAAGGACCCGGGGCTCCCCCTCCTCGGCGCCAAGCACGGCGCCTCGCTGCTGTGGTTCATCCTGCCGCGGCTCGTGCCCGCGCTGTTCCTCGCCGGGCTCATGCAGGTGCTCGTGCCGCAGGAGGTGGTCTCGCGGTATTTCGGCCAGCAGAGCGGCCTTCGCGCGCTCCTGATCGCGACCGTCGCCGGCGTCCTCACGCCGGGCGGGCCGATGGTGAGCGTGCCGCTCATGGTCGCGCTCGCGCACTCGGGCGCGGCGCTCCCGCCGCTCGTCGCCTACATGACCGCGTGGTCCCTCTTCGGCATGCAGCGGATCATCGCCTGGGAGGCGCCGCTGATGGGCTGGAAGTTCGTCGCCGTGCGCGTGGTCCCGAGCCTCGCCTTCCCCGTGGTGGCGGGCTGGCTCGTCGCGACCTTCTACCACGAGTGA